The Drosophila mauritiana strain mau12 chromosome 2R, ASM438214v1, whole genome shotgun sequence genome has a segment encoding these proteins:
- the LOC117137467 gene encoding trypsin beta, producing MLKFLILLSAVACALGGTIPEGLLPQLDGRIVGGTATTISSFPWQISLQRNGGHSCGGSIYSARVIVTAAHCLQSVSASSLQIRAGSSYWSSGGVVAKVSSFKNHEGYNANTMVNDIAVLHLSSSLSFSSTIKSISLASSNPANGAAASVSGWGTESSGSSSIPAQLRYVNVNIVSQSRCASSSFSYGSQIKSSMICASASGKDSCQGDSGGPLVSGGVLVGVVSWGYGCAASNYPGVYASVADLRGWVISNA from the coding sequence TGGGAGGCACCATCCCTGAGGGTCTCCTGCCCCAGTTGGATGGCCGCATTGTCGGCGGTACTGctaccaccatcagcagcttCCCCTGGCAGATCTCCCTGCAGCGTAATGGAGGCCACTCCTGCGGTGGATCCATCTACTCCGCCAGGGTGATCGTGACCGCCGCTCACTGCCTGCAGTCCGTGTCCGCCTCCTCCCTGCAGATCCGCGCCGGATCCAGCTACTGGAGCTCCGGTGGCGTCGTCGCCAAGGTTTCCTCTTTCAAGAACCACGAGGGTTACAACGCCAACACCATGGTCAACGACATCGCTGTGCTCCATCTGAGCTCCTCCCTGAGCTTCAGCTCCACCATCAAGTCCATCTCTCTGGCTAGCTCCAACCCCGCCAACGGCGCTGCTGCTTCCGTCTCCGGATGGGGTACCGAGTCCTCTGGCTCCAGCTCCATTCCCGCCCAGCTGCGTTACGTCAACGTGAACATCGTCAGCCAGAGCCGCTGCGCTTCTTCCTCCTTTAGCTACGGAAGCCAGATCAAGAGCTCCATGATCTGCGCTTCTGCCAGCGGCAAGGACTCGTGCCAGGGTGACTCCGGTGGCCCACTGGTCTCCGGCGGAGTGCTCGTCGGTGTTGTCTCCTGGGGATACGGATGTGCTGCCAGTAACTACCCCGGTGTCTATGCCAGCGTGGCTGATCTCCGCGGATGGGTGATCAGCAATGCCTAA
- the LOC117137468 gene encoding trypsin delta, which translates to MLKFVILLSAVACALGGTVPEGLLPQLDGRIVGGSATTISSFPWQVSLQRSGSHSCGGSVYSSTVIVTAAHCLQSVSASVLQIRAGSTYWSSGGSVFAVSSFKNHEGYNANTMVNDIAIIKINGALTFSSTIKSISLASSNPANGAAASVSGWGTQSYGSSSIPSQLQFVNVNIVGRSECASNTYGYGSEIRSSMICAAASGKDACQGDSGGPLVSGGVLVGVVSWGYGCAYANYPGVYASVADLRSWVTSNA; encoded by the coding sequence ATGCTGAAGTTCGTGATCTTGTTGTCTGCAGTAGCCTGCGCCCTGGGAGGCACCGTCCCCGAGGGACTCCTGCCCCAGTTGGATGGCCGCATTGTCGGTGGCTCTGctaccaccatcagcagcttCCCCTGGCAGGTATCCCTGCAGCGCAGTGGAAGCCACTCCTGCGGTGGATCCGTCTACTCCAGCACCGTCATTGTGACCGCCGCTCACTGCCTGCAGTCCGTGTCCGCTTCCGTCCTGCAGATCCGTGCTGGATCCACCTACTGGAGCTCCGGCGGTTCCGTTTTCGCTGTGTCCTCCTTCAAGAACCACGAGGGCTACAACGCCAACACCATGGTCAACGACATTGCCATCATTAAGATCAACGGCGCCCTGACCTTCAGCTCCACCATCAAGTCCATCTCTCTGGCTAGCTCCAACCCCGCCAACGGCGCTGCTGCCTCCGTCTCCGGATGGGGCACTCAGTCCTACGGATCCAGCTCCATCCCCTCCCAGCTGCAGTTCGTGAACGTGAACATCGTCGGCAGGAGCGAGTGTGCTTCCAATACCTACGGATACGGTAGCGAGATTCGCAGCTCCATGATCTGCGCTGCTGCCAGCGGCAAGGATGCCTGCCAGGGTGACTCCGGTGGCCCACTGGTCTCCGGCGGAGTCCTCGTCGGTGTTGTCTCCTGGGGATACGGATGCGCTTACGCCAACTACCCCGGTGTCTACGCCAGCGTGGCTGACCTCCGCTCCTGGGTTACTAGCAATGCCTAA
- the LOC117137470 gene encoding coiled-coil domain-containing protein 103: protein MDNWKITAEEIIRLRESCLQCIRNGELYELRNDAKLRAVYNTQSYEEFKNIVDAAHLRPVTKGDKANFKTKNRLWNSAARD from the exons ATGGATAATTGGAAGATAACCGCGGAGGAGATTATCCGTCTGCGGGAGAGCTGCTTGCAGTGCATCCGTAATGGAGAACTCTATGAACTGCGCAACGATGCCAAACTTAGGGCTGTTTATAACACCCAGAGCTACGAAGAATTCAA GAACATAGTAGATGCGGCCCATCTTCGTCCAGTGACCAAGGGCGACAAGGCCAATTTTAAGACCAAAAACCGACTATGGAACTCGGCGGCCCGGGATTAA
- the LOC117135708 gene encoding trypsin iota, producing MAVYGIVATVLALLLLGDASDAETTGRIIGGNDQLIRNAPWQVSIQISARHECGGVIYSKEIIITAGHCLHERSVTLMKVRVGAQNHNYGGTLVPVAAYRVHEQFDSRFLHYDIAVLRLSTPLTFGLSTRAINLASKSPTGGTTVTVTGWGHTDNGALADSLQKAQLQIIERGKCASLNYGYGADFVGEETICAASTYADACTGDSGGPLVASSQLVGIVSWGYRCADDNYPGVYADVAILRPWIVKAANAI from the coding sequence ATGGCTGTTTACGGAATAGTGGCTACGGTGCTGGCCCTTTTGCTGCTCGGCGATGCGTCAGATGCAGAGACTACTGGACGAATTATTGGCGGAAACGACCAGTTGATTCGTAACGCCCCCTGGCAGGTGTCTATTCAGATCAGTGCGCGCCACGAGTGCGGCGGAGTCATCTATAGCAAGGAGATCATCATCACGGCCGGACACTGTCTGCATGAGCGATCCGTGACGCTGATGAAGGTGCGTGTGGGTGCACAGAATCACAACTACGGCGGCACATTGGTTCCTGTGGCGGCCTACAGAGTCCACGAGCAGTTTGATTCCCGCTTCCTGCACTACGACATTGCCGTGCTTCGTCTGTCCACTCCACTGACCTTTGGCCTCTCAACCAGAGCCATCAATTTGGCCAGTAAGAGTCCAACGGGTGGAACGACAGTCACTGTCACGGGTTGGGGCCACACTGATAATGGAGCCCTCGCCGATAGCTTGCAGAAAGCCCAGCTGCAGATCATCGAACGCGGGAAGTGTGCCTCGCTAAATTATGGCTATGGTGCGGATTTTGTGGGCGAGGAAACAATTTGCGCTGCCAGCACTTATGCAGATGCCTGTACAGGCGACTCCGGAGGTCCTTTGGTGGCCAGTAGCCAGTTGGTGGGCATTGTATCCTGGGGTTACCGGTGTGCGGACGACAACTACCCCGGTGTCTATGCCGATGTGGCCATTCTGCGTCCTTGGATAGTCAAGGCGGCCAATGCCATATGA
- the LOC117135712 gene encoding death-associated protein 1: MADEQPNLVAGHPPALKAGGMRIVQHKAPTAERAPKDAEDCTGLTQPIAVNSGSVSGAPVKGNTDFTPASAQVAHSPKPPAAVQQKPQIHIQQPRK, translated from the exons ATGGCAGATGAACAACCAAATCTTGTGGCCGGACACCCACCTGCAT TGAAGGCTGGTGGCATGCGAATTGTGCAGCACAAAGCGCCGACGGCGGAACGCGCGCCCAAGGATGCAGAGGATTGCACTGGACTGACA CAACCCATTGCTGTGAACTCCGGCTCTGTGAGCGGTGCCCCCGTCAAGGGCAACACGGACTTTACGCCCGCCTCCGCCCAGGTGGCCCACTCGCCCAAGCCACCGGCTGCAGTGCAGCAGAAGCCCCAGATCCACATCCAGCAGCCACGCAAGTGA
- the LOC117135709 gene encoding mediator of RNA polymerase II transcription subunit 29, with translation MNPNMNMMPMSGPQMMQVMQSSPSGPPGPVQHQQQQPPQPLQQQQQAEKLDNISRVKSLLGPLRESMFLTIRSSAFTLQQNNLADNLKRDTGAHHVPRFDKHLEDFYACCDQIEIHLKTAMQCLQQQNSSNHYLPGPVTPMRMETFMPDNAGPISYPTYLNTVRVHIQSAKDIHDTLISAAQNISQAD, from the coding sequence ATGAATCCAAACATGAACATGATGCCCATGTCTGGGCCACAAATGATGCAGGTAATGCAATCCTCGCCATCAGGACCCCCAGGCCCGgtgcagcatcagcagcagcagccgccacagccactgcagcagcagcagcaggccgAAAAATTGGACAACATTTCCAGGGTGAAGAGTTTGCTGGGACCACTGCGGGAGTCCATGTTCCTCACCATCCGGTCGAGTGCCTTCACGCTGCAGCAAAACAATCTCGCGGACAACTTGAAGAGGGACACGGGTGCCCACCATGTTCCGCGATTCGACAAGCACTTGGAAGACTTTTACGCCTGCTGCGACCAGATCGAGATCCACTTGAAGACGGCGATGCAGTGCCTTCAGCAGCAGAACTCCTCCAATCACTATCTCCCCGGTCCGGTGACGCCAATGCGCATGGAGACCTTTATGCCGGACAACGCCGGCCCCATTTCGTATCCCACTTACTTGAACACGGTCCGCGTTCACATACAGTCCGCCAAGGATATACACGACACTTTAATTAGCGCCGCGCAGAACATTTCGCAGGCTGATTGA
- the LOC117135710 gene encoding probable N-acetyltransferase san encodes MTWSSIELGDVTPHNIKQLKKLNTVVFPVSYNDKFYVDVLEAGELAKLAYYNDIVVGAVCCRIDNTENQRRLYIMTLGCLFPYRRLGIGTVMFEHIMNFAEKDGNFDSIFLHVQINNNGAIEFYKKFGFEIVDTKEQYYKRIEPADAHVLQKTLRRTAPNSNSTATSTTANSNSRSKARQFTFV; translated from the exons ATGACTTG GAGCAGCATCGAACTGGGCGACGTGACGCCCCACAACATTAAGCAGCTAAAGAAGCTCAACACCGTGGTTTTCCCGGTCTCCTACAATGACAAGTTTTACGTGGATGTCCTGGAGGCCGGCGAACTGGCCAAATTGGCCTACTACAACGACATTGTGGTCGGCGCCGTCTGCTGTCGCATCGACAACACCGAGAACCAGCGGCGCCTGTATATCATGACCCTGGGATGCCTCTTCCCGTACCGGCGGCTGGGCATCGGCACAGTCATGTTCGAGCACATTATGAACTTCGCGGAGAAGGACGGAAACTTCGACAGCATTTTTCT GCATGTGCAAATCAACAACAACGGAGCCATCGAGTTCTACAAGAAGTTTGGTTTCGAGATTGTTGACACCAAGGAGCAATACTATAAGCGCATCGAACCGGCGGACGCTCATGTACTGCAAAAGACTCTGCGACGCACTGCACCCAACTCAAACAGTACCGCCACCAGCACCACCGCGAACTCAAATTCCCGTAGTAAAGCACGCCAGTTCACATTTGTTTAA
- the LOC117135707 gene encoding putative gustatory receptor 47b — MQRDDGFVYCYGNLYSLLLYWGLVTIRVRSPDRGGAVSNRWTVCYALFARFFMVICFMASVMTKLRDPEMSAAMFGHLSPLVKAIFTWECLSCSITYIEYCLSLDSQRNRHLKLLARMQEFDQSVLVVFPHVQWNYRRARLKYWYGTLIVGFCFLSFSVSLIFDTTRCTCGIPSTMLMAFTYTLLTSSVGLLGFVHIAIMDFIRVRLRLVQQLLQQFYQADDSSEVHERIAYLFEMSKRCSFLLAELNGVFGFAAAAGIFYDFTIMTCFVYVICQKLLEREPWDPEYAFMLLHVAIHTYKVVITSTYGYLLLREKRNCMHLLSQYSRYFSGQDVARRQTEDFQHWRMHNRQAAMVGSTTLLSVSTIYLVYNGMANYVIILVQLLFQQQQIKDHQLTSGKDVDIVGPMGPITHLD, encoded by the exons ATGCAGCGCGACGATGGCTTTGTGTACTGTTACGGAAACTTGTACAGCCTCCTGCTCTACTGGGGATTGGTCACAATCCGGGTGAGAAGTCCTGATCGTGGAGGAGCGGTCTCAAACAGGTGGACTGTGTGCTACGCCCTGTTCGCGCGCTTCTTTATGGTCATCTGCTTTATGGCTAGCGTGATGACTAAGTTGAGGGATCCCGAGATGTCCGCTGCCATGTTTGGACACCTCAGCCCGTTGGTCAAGGCGATATTCACCTGGGAGTGCCTCAGCTGCTCGATCACCTACATTGAGTACTGCCTTTCGCTGGACTCGCAGAGAAACAGACACTTGAAACTCCTGGCTAGGATGCAAGAGTTCGATCAGTCCGTTTTGGTGGTGTTCCCTCATGTTCAGTGGAACTATAGACGCGCTCGCTTGAAGTATTGGTATGGCACTCTGATTGTCGGCTTTTGCTTTCTCTCCTTTTCCGTCTCACTGATCTTCGATACGACGCGTTGCACATGCGGCATACCGTCCACCATGCTGATGGCCTTCACCTACACCTTGCTGACCAGTTCCGTAGGATTGCTGGGTTTTGTGCACATAGCTATTATGGACTTCATAAGGGTTCGTCTGCGTCTGGTGCAGCAGTTGCTTCAACAATTTTACCAAGCGGATGACAGTTCAGAGGTGCACGAAAGGATTGCTTATCTTTTCGAAATGTCCAAGCGCTGTTCGTTCCTCCTGGCGGAGTTAAATGGAGTTTTTGGATTCGCCGCAGCTGCTGGTATCTTTTACGATTTCACTATCATGACCTGCTTCGTGTACGTCATCTGCCAAAAGCTGCTGGAGAGAGAGCCCTGGGATCCCGAGTACGCCTTCATGTTGCTGCACGTGGCCATACACACCTACAAAGTGGTCATCACTAGCACCTATGGGTATTTACTTCTGCGGGAG AAGCGCAACTGTATGCATTTGTTGAGCCAGTACTCTCGATACTTCTCCGGACAGGATGTGGCTCGCCGGCAAACGGAGGACTTTCAGCATTGGCGCATGCACAATCGGCAGGCGGCAATGGTGGGCAGCACAACTTTGCTCAGTGTTTCTACCATCTACCTG GTGTACAACGGTATGGCCAACTATGTGATTATCCTGGTGCAGCTGCTCTTTCAACAACAGCAAATCAAGGATCACCAGTTGACATCGGGCAAAGATGTGGACATTGTGGGGCCAATGGGACCCATTACTCACTTGGATTAA
- the LOC117135705 gene encoding uncharacterized protein LOC117135705 translates to MKDVKVARAISESSTTSDNTSDFIEIVKKYDVVYNNHNPDYKNVEVKLKVWTQIADEIGLSVEASKRKWKNLRDSYTKYLRSFRVGTKTSKKYQYWAHADHMDFLKPFQGPGRNSANGNGKSNDEDDTECDFGYQVLAKAASNGGEDELKITIATASAGCSSMGTHTVNTYTTALSSTSASGITSSLGAATPPNMISPGSNVGGTGGGSGSVGPQIHNSNSNGSATGSLNCAAVAPLSSMTPPATSGSNSAVVLPLPISPASSAAAAAAAVSKANANALASLANHLPMGLGVSGLAQQMFPLATLKAAAVAAGLPLPPTITPPGCSTGGATNSNVGCLIIEPHLFAAADNFKKELTAAAAAGAPLGLFQNLANQVQNANRLNGGCPSLPMGNPTPPPPPPAPPASKVRRVQPSPQTTAINLSCSGGNSGQTQPQQSMQMPQIQQQQQPSPAKTRKICDPRFPSDWDVSAVLQANRELDANTLFFLSLARQVRAMPMKFQSLAKMRCMRIVSDLELELENFDCNGGAPPPDDSGGGGAGNLKYCSIDTPPPPPQDGSVVIPPPPVGPEGSTEHFVYVMSPSRVESMIDISSDEEATMNGAPSTGQA, encoded by the exons ATGAAGGATGTGAAAGTGGCGCGCGCAATTAGCGAGTCCTCGACTACGTCAGATAACACCTCCGATTTCATCGAGATCGTGAAGAAGTACGATGTGGTGTACAACAACCACAATCCGGATTACAAGAACGTTGAAGTGAAGCTGAAGGTGTGGACGCAAATCGCGGATGAGATAGGTCTTTCAGTGG AGGCCTCCaaacggaaatggaaaaatCTAAGGGACAGTTATACAAAGTATCTTCGCTCGTTTCGCGTCGGCACAAAGACGTCCAAGAAGTACCAGTACTGGGCCCATGCGGATCACATGGACTTCCTAAAGCCCTTCCAGGGACCGGGCAG GAACTCCGCAAATGGGAATGGAAAATCCAACGACGAAGACGACACAGAGTGTGATTTTGGCTACCAAGTTTTGGCCAAGGCGGCCAGCAATGGAGGTGAGGATGAACTGAAGATAACCATTGCCACTGCATCGGCGGGTTGCTCATCTATGGGGACGCACACGGTTAATACCTATACTACCGCTTTGAGCAGTACTTCGGCGTCCGGCATAACATCCAGTTTGGGCGCGGCCACGCCCCCGAATATGATCTCTCCAGGCAGCAATGTGGGCGGAACAGGAGGAGGTTCTGGGTCCGTGGGACCGCAAATCCacaacagcaatagcaacgGCAGTGCCACCGGAAGCCTAAACTGTGCTGCAGTGGCACCGCTCAGTTCGATGACTCCACCTGCCACCAGTGGCAGTAATTCCGCCGTAGTCCTGCCCCTGCCCATCTCACCCGCATCATcagccgctgccgctgctgctgctgtcagCAAGGCCAATGCTAATGCCCTGGCCTCTCTGGCTAACCATCTGCCCATGGGCTTGGGCGTGAGTGGACTGGCCCAGCAGATGTTCCCGCTAGCCACGCTCAAGGCGGCGGCAGTGGCTGCTGGTCTTCCCCTGCCACCCACGATCACGCCGCCTGGTTGCAGCACCGGAGGCGCAACCAACAGCAATGTCGGTTGTCTGATCATCGAGCCGCATCTCTTTGCGGCGGCCGACAACTTCAAGAAGGAACTGACAGCGGCTGCGGCTGCTGGAGCACCTCTGGGATTGTTCCAGAACCTGGCCAACCAAGTGCAGAACGCCAATCGTTTGAATGGCGGCTGTCCGAGCTTACCCATGGGCAATCCcactcctccgccgccgccgccagcGCCACCAGCCTCCAAAGTGCGAAGGGTACAACCATCGCCGCAAACCACGGCCATCAACCTAAGTTGCTCCGGAGGGAATTCCGGACAAACGCAGCCGCAGCAGTCAATGCAAATGCCACAAattcaacagcaacaacagccgTCGCCCGCCAAAACGCGTAAGATTTGCGATCCGCGTTTTCCCAGCGATTGGGACGTCTCTGCCGTGCTACAGGCCAACAGAGAACTGGACGCAAACACTCTTTTCTTCTTGAGTCTGGCGCGGCAGGTGCGAGCTATGCCCATGAAATTCCAGTCTCTCGCCAAGATGCGGTGCATGCGAATCGTCAGTGATTTGGAGCTAGAGCTGGAGAACTTTGATTGCAACGGGGGAGCACCACCGCCGGATGATTcaggcggaggaggagctggGAATCTAAAGTACTGTAGCATAGATActccgccaccgccgccgcaggACGGATCCGTGGTCATACCCCCGCCGCCAGTTGGCCCCGAGGGCTCCACGGAGCACTTTGTGTATGTGATGTCGCCGTCGCGTGTGGAGAGCATGATAGACATCTCCTCCGACGAGGAGGCGACCATGAACGGAGCGCCCTCCACGGGCCAGGCTTAA
- the LOC117135711 gene encoding translocon-associated protein subunit delta, whose product MSRQLFAICLIAAVCASGVYGSCKATVSSFSTQDATILTQLAHLGEFTLQCSGAAPASLFAEFPCGKVVPVAKVGDNKYQVSWVEDIKQGSSGNVQVRLFDEDGYANVRKAQRDGDKVSSVKSLLDISVPTKGAYKGPWIKAELLAAFLVGGFAYFAFTTKGKVQS is encoded by the exons ATGTCCCGTCAACTGTTCGCCATTTGCCTGATTGCCGCCGTTTGTGCGTCCGGCGTCTACGGAAGCTGCAAGGCCACCGTGAGCTCCTTCAGCACCCAGGATGCCACGATTCTGACCCAGCTGGCCCATTTGGGCGAGTTCACGCTGCAGTGCAGCGGAGCCGCTCCCGCCAGCCTGTTCGCCGAGTTCCCCTGCGGCAAGGTGGTGCCGGTGGCCAAGGTGGGCGACAACAAGTACCAG GTGAGCTGGGTGGAGGATATCAAGCAGGGCAGCAGCGGCAATGTTCAGGTGCGTCTCTTCGACGAGGACGGCTATGCCAATGTGCGCAAGGCCCAGCGCGATGGCGACAAGGTTTCATCGGTGAAGTCGCTGCTCGACATTTCCGTGCCAACCAAGGGTGCCTACAAGGGTCCCTGGATCAAGGCTGAGCTTCTGGCCGCCTTCTTAGTCGGCGGATTCGCCTACTTCGCCTTCACCACCAAGGGCAAGGTGCAGTCCTAA